The following nucleotide sequence is from Zea mays cultivar B73 chromosome 1, Zm-B73-REFERENCE-NAM-5.0, whole genome shotgun sequence.
AGCCGCCGGTAGCCTCTCCCACTCGACTTAGGTGTGAGAGTAAGGCGAGCATGACACCTTGTGTCGTCGGGGCGCCTTACCGCTAAGGCGAGCCTTAAGTGTCACATAGACGATGCCTTAACAACTATGGACAAAGCATATAAGTGAAAAGCAACGACTAAGCCTGCCTGGGACAAGGTGCCAGGAAAAGGCCCGAGTGGTCCCCATGGCCatcaaagttagataatttttgTGGTCTTTTGTTGATCTAGATAGTGTGCCACGCTCGAAGGAATATTCTTGGCACCTAGGGTAGATGCAGGGGCACAAGAGTCTTTTGACCTATAAATGGCTACAACAATGTTGTATTGTGTCTTATGAATACACTTATGGCATATAAGAGATTTGACTGGCAAGCAAATGAGCTCTCAAGGAGGCCGACATAGCTAAGAGTAGGTACATGCACTAAACGAACATGTTGTCATTGCCCCATTGCATGAAAAAAAAATTCTATGCATCAGGGGTGCAAAACCACCTCTTTGCAGCCCTTCACATCTATCACCAACAGGCCTACACGAACAGAAAAAAAATGACTAAATCGTCAAGTGGTAGGCTTTAATTTTTGGTCGTGTGTTGACAAGTGATGGATGTGAGAGGTTGCAAGTTGTGTTTTTGCATCGGGGATGTATAGAATTTTTTTTATGTTGCACAGGTGCCCAACTCTATTTATGCATATAATCACGGACAGTATGGTAGAGGTACTCAAAAAGGTCAAAACAATGTGTTAATATGACGCCCTACTCATTTCTGTAATGACAAAAGAGGAACTGCAATACATTTCCAAACTTCATAGAGTTTGCTTAGCAAAAAAAGAATGCCCCAAAAGATTGCTCGACCACTATATTGATGTTGCAAAATCATTAGTGGTCAATAAACGACGTCAAGGGTGGCTATAATCGAACAAATGCTATAGTAAAAAGTAAAGTACTAATCAGAAAGTTTATAGTTGATGAATGGAAAATCCAATGAGCAAATGCTATAATCCAACAAACAGAAAGAAACTTAGTCGTGTAATATAAGCTCAGAGTCAATTATAAACGATGCATTCAAACTCAAGACAGGGAAGCAGCAAATTACTACCTGCGGCGATGCAGCAGACCACCTGCTGCACTTCTTATTTGCAAACTTCTGCTCCCGGAACAGAAGCGCTGTGGAGCGGTAGCTGAGGGAATTCCCCTCCATGACCACCGGTTCAGCTGGGCTGGTCGCCACAAGGCGAACCCATTCGAGCATCCCCACGAGCGACATCGCGCTCCTGAGCTCAACAGCAGTCGCTAAGTGGTCTGGACGATTATTCATCCCGATGATCCCCGGGTGTCCTGCGCTCTTCGCCACAAGGCGGACCCAGTTGAGCGTCTTCACGAGCTCCTCTCGGGCAAGGCAATCTTTGTCTGCGAACATCTGTCGCCGTAGTTCAACAACCACTGCCTGTTTGTGGCCAGCAGCACGATTCTTCCCTTGTTTACCTGGGTTCTTCGCCACAAGATGAACCCAGTCAAGCATCCCCACGAGCGTTTCTCTCTTCCGCTTCAGGTGCGCCGACGCCGATCCAGCAGTACTGGTGAGGCACTTGATCGGCGACAGGAACCTTTCCTTCTTGGAGCCCATGAGCACGTCGGCATTGCCGCTGCTCACCACCATGTGGTCCTGCTTTAAGGGTTTATCGCAGCTCTGCTCCAGGAGCGCAAGATACTTACCGTACAGAAGCTTGACGGCCGTGTCGGCGGTGGGGTCAAGCCCGACCGCCTCGGCAACGGCAGCCCAGGACTCGACGGCGGAGAAGCCGCCGCGAGCGCGCACGGCGAGGAACAGACTGACAAGCTCTACCTTCTTCCCGTCCCCGAGCGGCGGCGGGGGGATCGGGAGGCAGGAGGCAGCCGCGGGGTCGACCCCATGCTCGGCGAGGAAGGCCGTGAGCATGCCGTCGAACACAGCGGACGCGCCCTCGTCCGTGAGCCCGCCGGCCTCCGGGATCGTAAACCCCTGGAGAAGACCACGAGCACTAAGCTCGCCGACGACGCCAAGCACGGCGACCAACGAGTCGGACGGGATCGGGACCGGCAGCTCTGCCGCCGCTGGCGAGGTGGACGAAGCCTTGGCGGGCTCGTGGCCGCGGCTTGAGCCCGAGGCGTTTGATTTGAAAGCGGGCGCGGAGGAACTGGACTTCAAGGGAAGTGGTGGGGCAGGATTTCCGGCCATTTTTGTGTGCTGCGTGGGAATAGGAGAATGGATTTGCTCCTTGTTCTTAAACTTTTGGCCTTTGAGATTTTAACGTTGTGTACAAACCCTAGATTTGTTTTAAAAAGAGAGGAAAGGTGAAAGAGGGAGGAAGAAAAGGAAGATGTGAATGGAGGATTACGTGGATTCATATGTCGTCTAATATGAGCTACCTAATAAATATGATGCTATTTGTATGAGCTGTATACCATCAAGCAATAACACATAATGAGCTATTATATTTAGTTTTTATTAGCTAGAATAAGAAATGTTAAATTTCCTATAGAAGTAAAAAAAATATAGAAATCTATAACCATCACTACAAATAAAGGTGTATATTAATTAACTACCTCAAATATTGAAGGTATATATTAATTAACTATCTCAAATATATAATCTATAACACTATATAATCCACCAATTTAAACATTGTAAAACGCACCTAACCAAATCACTCACACACACCCATAACATCTAAACAAATTGCACCTAGATTTAACCATCAAAATCAACGGTTCAGATCGCTGCATAGCTCCTCCCTTACTCATTCAAATCTaatgaacaatattatttgaaTCATTCATCATCTcttcccctctccctccccgcTGCCACCGCCATCGacccctctctcccctctccggGATCATAGTTTTAGCACGAGCTATATGCTAGTATTGATATGGTAGATATCATAGGTTATCTTATATTACATACCATATATAGAAAATATATTACAAAATAAGTTATGAAGTTAGGCGTAAAAGTTGTTTTGACTAAATTCTTCTTGCCTAGCTTCTATTAAAAGCTTAATAGAGATATAGCTGAGGTTAGTAGCTTACAAAGTAACAAAGCCAAAACAACACTGAACCTCTACAAACAATCTCGAAAAGCACCTAAAAGCCAAAAGTTCATACCACAAAAGAAGACTCCTTCACAACCACCAATGTAGTAGAAACATAAAAAGCTTTAACCAAAACCTCGGTTAAACCATTATGACCAGTTGGTTAGCCATTAAAACATCTTTAACACCATCACTTTCATCCTGCTTAGGTCATATTCCTTCGCCAACTTGTTCCACTCTTTTAGGAACCAAGTGATTTATAAGCTACTTATTAGAAAtttaataaaaaatcaaaaaatATTATTTTCTAGTTTTTCACAAAGACCAACACACAAGAATGTTTCCATTACAATCTTATACTTTCTCTCAATGTTGAAAGATGAACACCTATGGATTTAATGGCCCACATGTAAGGTAGACGACATCAAAGTGGACTCACATCATCATATACCCAACAAGGAACATCCTTACTAGCCCCACATGGTAGTGGAGGGCCTATAGCCCAGAGAGGGAGATCGACCAACCCCCTAGGTCAGTCGAAAACCACCTTGGCCCCACACTCCACCACCTCAAGCATAGAGGCATGCATGAAAGCTTGACTTGGGTGCATCCTAGCATTCAAATCTATGATGGTTTGATTCTATGGCTTACAAGGTAGATCCCATGGATCCATAGATCCACTTGGAGAAGTGTAAATAGAGGCGTACACCCCTCTTCCCATTCATGGAAGAATGGAAGAAGCAACGAAAGCTCTCTAGTTTAGTTCAACTTAATTTTTAATAGGATAGTATATTGTGGGAGTTATAATTAGACTGAGCTTTGCCAAGTTTTCGAAGTTGGTCTTCTGATCTACCATAACTATtttaccttttcctttttaatgcttcaatttatttaatatattactGTTTGTTTCCTTTAGTTAATACTTACTTTAATTATTATTTACTTTATGCAACGTTATACTAGTTATAGTTCTATTACGGTTAATATTAGCATATAATTGTTATATAGTAGATTGATCATCTAGGACACACGCTTGTGTATGATTATCGCCTTTTATTAGGTGCTCTAGTTGGTCTATTTGTACACTAGAAGTAGTGAGTATAGGTAGAAGTGTGATGCTTATACTATCTTGTCTTTGGTTATTGTTTGTTGCATGGATGGGTTGTGGCCTTGTGGGTGCTAGCAAGTAGTGATAGGCTTGTCTAGTCTTTGATACCACCACATGTTAAAGACAAGTTATTAAAAGGCACTACCGGAAAcgagcgctttgccgagtgcccgaagcactcggcaaagccttaaaaacactcggcaaaggctttgccgagtactttttctcggtcactcggcaaagaggtttgccgagtgccagggagcactcgacaaagaaaagcagccgttacggcgacgggtgacggagacggcgtctttTCCGAGTGTCccggatggcactcggcaaaggagttacctttgccgagtgtctgcccagcagacactcggcaaagaaccaatctttgctgagtgccacctgggacactcggcaaagaacccgctAGGGAGGGTCCTCATGtcaggttctttgtcgagtgctgcgtacgacactcggcaaagcgtggctctttgtcgagtgtcagacacattacactcggcaaagaacctataccggtgcccagatcttggttctttgctgagtgctatggtcttgacactcggcaaagaacctctttgtcgagtgttacactcggcaaagtgaccagtatgcacctttttatttgttttttgtattccatccacacaaacaaaagatatcacatatatatcacatatatacatcatagatatcatcacaaacataaatagccaacacaaacataaatatacatcacaaacataagtgtttaacac
It contains:
- the LOC103643515 gene encoding AT-rich interactive domain-containing protein 1, with translation MAGNPAPPLPLKSSSSAPAFKSNASGSSRGHEPAKASSTSPAAAELPVPIPSDSLVAVLGVVGELSARGLLQGFTIPEAGGLTDEGASAVFDGMLTAFLAEHGVDPAAASCLPIPPPPLGDGKKVELVSLFLAVRARGGFSAVESWAAVAEAVGLDPTADTAVKLLYGKYLALLEQSCDKPLKQDHMVVSSGNADVLMGSKKERFLSPIKCLTSTAGSASAHLKRKRETLVGMLDWVHLVAKNPGKQGKNRAAGHKQAVVVELRRQMFADKDCLAREELVKTLNWVRLVAKSAGHPGIIGMNNRPDHLATAVELRSAMSLVGMLEWVRLVATSPAEPVVMEGNSLSYRSTALLFREQKFANKKCSRWSAASPQSGISIRPCGQADIPEWTGKRSSPYDDPRTLRFLGEPILLPGSTEHLDGASIGKGRQDDCNCQFPGSIACIRFHVAEKKIELKHELGSAYYEMGFHRIGEDLALTWTKDEETKFNSTVQDNMPASKNKLWDKLLAVLHAKGKEGLVSYYHNVFQVWRRAYQNRLAGNADSDDDSIEPGFLYFRQGGDRSRSRSAASSRKRRRS